One genomic segment of Rubripirellula amarantea includes these proteins:
- a CDS encoding response regulator transcription factor, whose protein sequence is MDNDTNASTTVYDATMVGADSILLVDDTFVLRERLALAMQQRGFRVETAGTFDEAVEVFRHRPTDLAVLDLRMPGRSGLDLLRRLLQMKPDTRIIMLSGFGSIPASIDAIRAGAVNFLSKPSDTDDILGAFVRGEEPTVPDGALAFPAPSLARNEWEHIHRVLSDCGNNISEAARRLGIHRRSLQRKLRKRAPEDPAIPQPLDDQDIDDNLDQDDES, encoded by the coding sequence GTGGACAACGACACCAACGCTTCGACGACTGTTTACGACGCCACCATGGTGGGTGCCGACAGTATACTGTTGGTCGACGATACGTTCGTCCTTCGTGAGCGTCTTGCCCTGGCAATGCAACAACGGGGCTTCCGCGTTGAAACCGCTGGCACGTTCGATGAAGCGGTGGAGGTCTTTCGTCACCGTCCGACCGACTTGGCGGTGCTTGATTTGCGAATGCCCGGCCGCAGCGGCTTGGACCTGTTGCGTCGTTTGCTGCAAATGAAGCCTGACACGCGGATCATTATGCTGTCGGGTTTCGGCAGTATCCCGGCGTCGATTGATGCGATCCGTGCGGGCGCGGTGAATTTCCTGAGCAAGCCTTCCGATACCGACGACATCCTGGGTGCCTTCGTGCGAGGCGAAGAACCCACCGTGCCCGATGGAGCACTCGCCTTTCCGGCACCCAGCTTGGCACGCAACGAGTGGGAACACATTCACCGAGTCCTATCCGACTGCGGCAACAACATCTCCGAAGCCGCTCGGCGGTTGGGCATTCACCGCCGCTCGCTGCAACGCAAACTTCGCAAACGAGCCCCCGAAGACCCGGCGATACCACAACCTCTCGATGACCAGGATATCGACGATAACCTAGACCAAGACGACGAGTCCTAG
- a CDS encoding ATP-binding protein, translating to MPDPSRFSLITPAPLGSSTWLLNLRTFAVAGQLATIIAARVFTDVELPYQSLFLLVLLTAVTNVAYGFTLRWPTQRHARFQDDQSSGVRHGLALGLMVLDLITLTLMLHLSGGAGNPFTFFYFVNLAVGGVMIRPRAAWILTATAVIGYTCLLFLSRSIPALSFPLDVETMPSAISHLQRVGLLFAFTTCASVVTYFVTRTAGELRARERQLLIAQAEQAASHRLEGLTTLAAGAAHELATPLSTIDVIVRELSRHLEDVAKPESVDTDLRLIDAQLDMCRQILQRMRSAAGDSMAQRWDRTTVGDLIDTTLEGIRDPHRVDVTDGTEAVESTALWVPQEAVAQAVRNLIHNGLDASGNEGRVLLSSQVSDETLQLTVVDSGDGMSSEVLHRASDPFFTTKEPGRGIGLGLFLTRNVISQLGGTLNFNSKVGQGTTATVTIPLKRDPDSQSHD from the coding sequence TTGCCTGATCCATCACGCTTCTCGCTGATCACCCCCGCCCCGTTGGGTTCGTCGACGTGGCTGCTGAATCTACGGACCTTTGCCGTTGCGGGCCAACTCGCAACGATCATCGCCGCTCGCGTTTTCACCGACGTGGAACTACCGTACCAGTCGCTGTTTCTGTTGGTGTTGTTAACAGCGGTCACGAACGTGGCCTACGGGTTCACCCTGCGTTGGCCCACCCAGCGACACGCCCGGTTTCAAGACGATCAATCCTCGGGCGTTCGGCACGGTCTTGCTTTGGGGTTGATGGTCCTGGATTTGATCACCCTGACGTTGATGTTGCACCTTAGCGGCGGCGCGGGCAACCCGTTCACGTTCTTCTACTTCGTGAACCTCGCCGTTGGCGGTGTGATGATCCGCCCTCGAGCTGCTTGGATTCTGACGGCGACCGCGGTCATCGGCTACACGTGCTTGCTGTTTCTTTCTCGATCCATCCCAGCACTCAGCTTTCCCTTAGATGTGGAAACCATGCCCAGTGCGATTAGCCATCTGCAGCGGGTCGGATTGCTGTTTGCGTTCACCACTTGCGCCAGTGTGGTGACGTACTTCGTCACGCGGACCGCCGGTGAACTTCGTGCACGCGAACGGCAACTGCTGATCGCCCAAGCTGAACAGGCCGCTTCGCATCGACTCGAGGGATTAACAACGTTGGCCGCCGGAGCCGCGCACGAACTCGCGACACCACTTTCGACGATTGATGTCATCGTGCGAGAACTTTCGCGTCACCTCGAAGACGTTGCCAAGCCCGAATCGGTCGATACTGATCTGCGATTGATCGACGCTCAATTGGACATGTGCCGTCAAATCCTGCAGCGGATGCGATCGGCGGCCGGTGATTCGATGGCCCAGCGATGGGACCGCACGACGGTCGGCGACCTGATCGATACAACGCTTGAAGGCATTCGTGATCCCCACCGCGTGGATGTCACCGATGGGACCGAGGCGGTTGAATCAACCGCCCTTTGGGTTCCGCAAGAAGCCGTCGCCCAGGCCGTTCGCAATCTGATCCACAATGGTTTAGACGCCAGCGGCAATGAAGGCCGTGTGCTGCTATCCTCGCAAGTCAGTGACGAGACATTGCAGTTGACGGTGGTCGATTCTGGCGACGGAATGAGCAGTGAAGTGCTCCATCGGGCCAGCGATCCGTTCTTTACCACCAAAGAACCTGGTCGCGGGATCGGGCTGGGACTCTTTCTCACCCGCAATGTGATCTCGCAACTCGGCGGAACCTTAAACTTCAATTCCAAAGTTGGACAAGGCACCACCGCCACGGTAACCATTCCGCTCAAACGCGATCCAGATTCGCAATCGCACGACTAG
- a CDS encoding UvrB/UvrC motif-containing protein, whose amino-acid sequence MKRHPHIDDLLAKWKFDPETLNVRMTKGKDGRDVLQMRVDMGILQLETTGRPDGESIDEHESMLEKLQHVHLNDPAYVLTEDECGEVDREFMQFYHRRICWLRLQYYNRAVMDADHTLRLMDLSSVMSPDEEWSQSHEQYRPFVLFHRTQADALGHLEEEDGETAEDAVQAINAGLEIMRAFFIKHEAEEHFDEDELVTRLVDLRESLRTEYHVGQTLKEKLAEAVEHEQYELAAQLRDELSRRHEN is encoded by the coding sequence ATGAAACGACATCCCCATATCGACGACTTGCTGGCAAAGTGGAAGTTCGACCCCGAAACCCTGAATGTCCGCATGACCAAGGGCAAAGATGGTCGAGACGTCTTGCAGATGCGAGTCGACATGGGAATCCTGCAACTTGAAACGACCGGGCGTCCCGACGGGGAATCGATCGACGAGCATGAATCGATGCTCGAGAAACTGCAACACGTTCACCTGAACGATCCCGCTTACGTCTTGACCGAAGACGAGTGCGGCGAAGTCGATCGCGAATTCATGCAGTTCTACCACCGACGAATTTGCTGGTTGCGGCTCCAGTATTACAACCGCGCGGTGATGGACGCCGATCACACGCTTCGCTTGATGGACTTATCGAGTGTCATGAGTCCCGACGAAGAATGGTCTCAATCGCACGAACAATATCGACCATTTGTGCTGTTCCATCGTACGCAAGCCGATGCGCTCGGGCACTTGGAAGAGGAAGACGGCGAGACCGCCGAAGATGCCGTTCAAGCGATTAACGCTGGACTGGAAATCATGCGCGCGTTTTTCATCAAACACGAAGCCGAAGAACACTTCGACGAAGACGAACTGGTCACGCGTTTGGTCGACCTTCGCGAATCGCTGCGAACCGAATACCACGTCGGGCAAACGCTAAAGGAAAAACTCGCCGAAGCGGTCGAGCACGAACAATACGAACTCGCCGCCCAACTTCGCGACGAACTTAGCCGTCGGCACGAAAACTAG
- the arfB gene encoding alternative ribosome rescue aminoacyl-tRNA hydrolase ArfB: MEDLFINSRLTIPAAQLSWSAARSGGPGGQNVNKVNSKVTLKWSVEQCEEMDEHWRRRFLSRHSNRINKAGEVVLQSEKYRDQVRNLADVRQKLVDLLLECQSAPIKRKKTRPTKGSQRRRLDQKKQNSQKKQGRGGSWKSE; encoded by the coding sequence ATGGAAGATCTCTTCATCAATTCGCGACTGACCATTCCGGCGGCACAACTTTCTTGGTCCGCGGCACGCAGCGGAGGCCCGGGCGGTCAAAACGTTAACAAGGTGAACTCCAAAGTCACGCTGAAGTGGTCCGTCGAGCAATGCGAAGAAATGGACGAACATTGGCGACGTCGCTTTTTGTCTCGCCATTCCAATCGCATCAACAAAGCCGGCGAGGTCGTGCTGCAGAGCGAAAAGTATCGGGATCAAGTTCGCAATTTGGCGGACGTTCGTCAAAAACTCGTTGACTTGTTGCTAGAGTGCCAATCGGCACCCATCAAACGCAAGAAAACTCGTCCCACCAAGGGAAGTCAGCGGCGGCGTTTGGACCAAAAAAAACAGAACAGCCAAAAGAAGCAAGGCCGAGGCGGTTCGTGGAAAAGCGAGTGA
- a CDS encoding glycosyltransferase family 2 protein — MPEVSIVVACYNAQPFVAQAMDSIIHQTFADWELIVVNDGSTDGSGSYLRELAQTDSRIILIEQENQGQQAAANAGIAAASAPLIARMDADDICEPDRLALQVAYLKRHPEVGLVGGQIRRLGERSAGLASNFPLDHDSIVAALRKNHHAICNPTILFRKSLFDSIGGYWKHDIAEDWDMFLRMGEVSRLANLDTILLSYRFHTGSINGRRIVEAQLYNEYAAATSWQRERHETESTFEEFLQSHRCNRWPSSWMFVVDCLSIGQYRKAIAELYGRRKIRGSVRLACALMMSPGRTLRRLGNMAAKKIHRAETPGARSPVPTTPSPVKTFAPAFDHSPSSSIETTADV; from the coding sequence ATGCCTGAAGTATCCATCGTCGTCGCGTGCTACAACGCGCAGCCTTTCGTGGCGCAGGCGATGGATTCGATCATTCACCAAACGTTCGCTGATTGGGAACTAATCGTCGTCAACGATGGTTCCACCGATGGCTCAGGATCGTACCTTCGCGAGCTTGCCCAGACTGATTCTCGCATCATCCTGATCGAACAAGAAAACCAAGGCCAACAAGCGGCCGCCAACGCTGGCATTGCCGCCGCATCCGCACCGCTGATCGCTCGCATGGATGCCGACGACATTTGCGAACCGGATCGCCTAGCCTTGCAAGTGGCTTATCTGAAAAGGCATCCCGAAGTGGGATTAGTGGGCGGCCAGATTCGACGCCTCGGTGAACGTAGTGCGGGGTTGGCATCGAACTTTCCGCTCGATCATGATTCCATCGTCGCGGCACTTCGCAAAAATCACCACGCGATCTGCAATCCGACGATCCTGTTTCGCAAGTCGCTGTTTGATTCCATCGGCGGTTATTGGAAGCATGACATCGCGGAAGATTGGGACATGTTCCTAAGGATGGGCGAAGTTTCGCGATTGGCGAACCTGGACACGATTTTATTGTCTTATCGATTCCATACCGGCAGTATCAACGGCCGCCGTATCGTCGAGGCTCAGCTTTATAACGAGTATGCTGCAGCGACGTCGTGGCAGCGAGAACGACACGAAACGGAAAGTACGTTCGAAGAATTCCTGCAATCCCATCGTTGCAATCGTTGGCCGTCATCGTGGATGTTTGTGGTCGATTGCCTTTCTATCGGTCAGTACCGAAAAGCGATCGCTGAACTTTATGGTCGTCGCAAGATCCGTGGATCGGTTCGCTTGGCATGTGCTTTGATGATGTCGCCCGGTCGTACGCTGCGTCGATTGGGCAATATGGCCGCTAAAAAAATACATCGTGCGGAAACCCCGGGGGCACGTTCACCTGTCCCCACAACCCCGTCGCCCGTGAAGACGTTCGCACCGGCGTTCGACCATTCGCCTTCTAGTTCCATTGAAACCACTGCTGACGTGTAG
- a CDS encoding agmatine deiminase family protein, producing MPSSVDNRVPADWEPVERVWLAWPHNRDTWPGSENGTPRFDRIELVYLDLIRKIAPHARVGVLASGNVAQRAAEMTQGIDAVDLFNVPTNDAWMRDYGPTFVASRSTGELHAVNWRYNAWGGKYPPWDDDDKAAARIAERLGMKCVSSRLTLEGGSVDFDGDHRMLTTPGCLLVDSRNPGWTKEQVCREIYEQLGVTEIVWVDGGGLDGDDTDGHIDQVARFIDKRNLVVAVADEDDPNHDGLRQNLKQLELWGASTYPQVTVHPLRIPPPRFIDSTRVPESYCNYLRLGRDQILMPSFGASTDDEAAEVLADVSGAQITRVDCRDLVWGLGSLHCCSREQPAVRPK from the coding sequence ATGCCATCTTCTGTTGACAATCGAGTCCCCGCGGACTGGGAACCGGTGGAGCGCGTTTGGTTGGCTTGGCCTCACAACCGTGATACTTGGCCCGGCAGCGAGAACGGAACGCCGCGGTTCGATCGGATTGAATTGGTTTACTTGGATCTGATCCGCAAAATCGCTCCCCACGCGCGCGTCGGAGTTCTGGCCAGCGGCAATGTCGCTCAGCGCGCCGCCGAGATGACGCAAGGCATCGACGCGGTCGATCTATTCAACGTGCCGACCAACGATGCGTGGATGCGAGACTACGGTCCCACCTTTGTCGCCTCGCGTTCCACGGGTGAACTGCACGCGGTCAATTGGCGTTACAACGCTTGGGGTGGGAAGTATCCGCCCTGGGACGACGACGACAAGGCAGCCGCAAGGATTGCCGAACGACTTGGAATGAAGTGCGTGTCGAGTCGATTGACACTCGAAGGCGGTAGCGTTGATTTCGATGGCGATCACCGCATGCTCACGACGCCCGGATGCCTGTTGGTCGATTCCCGCAATCCGGGTTGGACCAAAGAACAGGTTTGTCGCGAAATATACGAGCAACTCGGCGTCACCGAAATTGTTTGGGTTGATGGCGGCGGACTCGATGGCGACGACACCGACGGACACATCGACCAGGTCGCTCGCTTCATCGATAAACGCAATCTGGTGGTCGCGGTGGCTGACGAAGATGATCCCAACCACGATGGACTGCGACAAAACTTGAAGCAGCTTGAATTGTGGGGCGCGTCAACGTACCCCCAGGTCACGGTCCACCCTTTGCGCATTCCGCCACCTCGTTTCATTGATTCAACGCGAGTGCCCGAAAGTTATTGCAACTACTTGCGACTTGGTCGCGACCAAATCTTGATGCCGTCGTTTGGTGCGAGTACCGACGATGAGGCAGCCGAAGTTTTGGCTGACGTGTCGGGTGCTCAGATCACTCGCGTGGATTGTCGAGACTTAGTGTGGGGCCTCGGTTCGTTGCATTGTTGCTCCCGTGAACAACCCGCTGTGAGACCAAAATGA
- a CDS encoding purine-nucleoside phosphorylase: MKLTHAVDYLNGLLGDRRSPEVAIILGSGLGGLADLIEDPLAVDYHDIPDFVRSTAGGHRGQMIFGSLGSVSVVAMAGRFHRYEGWSNDETAYPVRVMQALGATRMIVSNAAGGVNPKLKVGDIMIIRDHINLMGGTFAFNASGRSRLGQSSRHPIYDESMMEAARVAAMRADFSVMFGCYLATLGPTYETRAEYRMMRKIGGDVVGMSTVPEVLAAGELGMKVLGLSMVSNVADPDRPNVADHQEVLAAGQDAAVRMEAIVRGVLA, translated from the coding sequence ATGAAACTGACGCACGCTGTCGATTATCTAAACGGACTTCTCGGCGATAGACGTTCCCCGGAAGTGGCGATCATTTTGGGCAGTGGGCTCGGTGGTTTGGCTGATCTGATCGAAGATCCTCTTGCGGTCGACTATCACGACATTCCGGACTTCGTACGTTCCACCGCCGGCGGACATCGCGGGCAAATGATCTTTGGATCGCTTGGGTCGGTTTCGGTCGTCGCAATGGCGGGACGCTTTCATCGATACGAAGGATGGTCCAATGACGAGACCGCGTATCCGGTCCGCGTGATGCAGGCCTTGGGCGCGACTCGGATGATCGTTTCCAACGCTGCTGGTGGTGTAAATCCCAAGCTAAAGGTCGGCGACATCATGATCATCCGCGATCACATCAACTTGATGGGCGGAACCTTTGCGTTCAATGCCAGCGGCCGATCGAGGTTGGGTCAATCGAGTCGCCACCCGATCTATGACGAAAGCATGATGGAAGCTGCTCGTGTTGCAGCCATGCGAGCCGATTTCAGCGTCATGTTTGGATGTTACCTGGCAACCTTGGGACCGACCTACGAAACGCGGGCTGAGTACCGAATGATGCGAAAGATCGGCGGCGATGTCGTCGGGATGAGTACGGTGCCAGAGGTGTTGGCGGCTGGTGAATTGGGCATGAAAGTGCTGGGTTTATCGATGGTGAGCAATGTGGCGGACCCCGATCGCCCGAATGTGGCCGACCACCAGGAAGTTCTCGCCGCAGGGCAGGACGCAGCGGTTAGAATGGAAGCCATCGTCCGGGGCGTGCTGGCATAG
- a CDS encoding tributyrin esterase produces MSSSESSKSATKISGSSLGDLLASVQHQFAMDKMSLAELREAIHEIPASADDQDLVNVAITGANGQHNALMRLDHPVRLQVEGSLGDYAFAFSSQADVRTTGGVGHGVAEGMIGGTIRVRGDAGDGAGAAMSGGTLAVYGNAGHRCGGAMRGGGIFVRGDVGDECGIGALGGMLVIGGNAGHNLGDAMNNVTVFVRGKYKSLAPGVTEAPLRKRETLRLGLLLINASIRGDSKDFRRIVPEAMLAAEMAGRGEVNPHWR; encoded by the coding sequence ATGTCGTCATCTGAATCGAGCAAATCCGCAACGAAGATCAGCGGATCGTCACTGGGTGATTTGTTAGCTTCGGTGCAACATCAGTTCGCCATGGACAAGATGAGTCTGGCTGAACTGCGCGAAGCGATTCATGAGATTCCCGCGTCGGCCGACGACCAAGATCTGGTCAACGTTGCGATCACGGGAGCCAACGGGCAACACAACGCACTGATGCGTTTAGATCATCCGGTGCGTTTGCAAGTGGAAGGCTCGCTCGGTGATTACGCATTCGCGTTTAGTAGCCAAGCCGATGTTCGTACCACCGGCGGAGTCGGACACGGAGTCGCCGAAGGAATGATTGGCGGAACGATTCGCGTTCGTGGTGATGCCGGTGATGGAGCGGGGGCTGCGATGAGTGGCGGAACGTTGGCCGTCTATGGCAACGCCGGTCACCGTTGTGGCGGAGCGATGCGAGGCGGTGGTATCTTCGTTCGCGGCGATGTGGGTGATGAATGTGGCATCGGTGCATTGGGAGGCATGTTGGTGATTGGCGGAAACGCGGGACACAACTTAGGCGACGCGATGAACAATGTGACGGTGTTTGTTCGCGGTAAGTACAAGAGTCTGGCACCGGGCGTCACCGAGGCTCCGCTGCGGAAACGCGAAACACTGCGGTTGGGGTTGCTGCTGATCAACGCTTCCATTCGAGGCGACTCCAAAGACTTCCGACGAATCGTTCCCGAAGCAATGTTGGCGGCCGAGATGGCTGGCCGGGGGGAAGTGAACCCGCATTGGCGCTGA